One window from the genome of Bubalus kerabau isolate K-KA32 ecotype Philippines breed swamp buffalo chromosome 17, PCC_UOA_SB_1v2, whole genome shotgun sequence encodes:
- the LOC129632283 gene encoding protein FAM32A-like, whose amino-acid sequence MGSMDSYEQVQKGPLKLKGVTELDVTKRKKKKGRDKAKLLETMGKIQKNQEEELRHHLDKRTPAQVAFEKVQEKRQMERILKKASKTHKQRVQDFNRHLDTLTEHYDIPKVSWTK is encoded by the coding sequence ATGGGCAGCATGGACTCCTATGAGCAGGTCCAAAAGGGACCCCTGAAGCTCAAAGGAGTCACAGAGCTTGACGTGACCAAGCGGAAGAAGAAAAAGGGCAGAGACAAAGCAAAGCTCCTGGAAACGATGGGCAAAATCCAGAAGAAccaggaggaggagctgaggcACCACCTCGACAAGCGGACCCCAGCCCAGGTGGCCTTTGAGAAGGTGCAGGAGAAGCGACAAATGGAGAGGATCCTGAAGAAAGCATCCAAAACCCACAAGCAGAGAGTGCAGGACTTCAACAGACACCTGGACACGCTCACGGAGCACTATGACATTCCTAAAGTCAGCTGGACCAAGTAG
- the ZNF444 gene encoding zinc finger protein 444: MEALGLGPVKQERGAAEGLTADSPWHRFRHFHLGDAPGPREALGLLRMLCRAWLRPEVRTKEQMLELLVLEQFLSALPTEVQAWVCSRRPQSGEEAVALLEELWGPATRAPQDATGGSGVGVREEAGGATPSGDAAPGPEEPATADAQAARPYKQEPGSPPPAPPDPPGPSLPAFLAAPGTASCPDCGKASLKPAHLLRHRQSHSGEKPHACPDCGKAFRRKEHLRRHRGTHPGGPGPALRPLPAREKPHACCECGKTFYWREHLVRHRKTHSGARPFACWQCGKGFGRREHVLRHQRTHGRAGGAAPGPEGAAPFPPWPLG; this comes from the exons ATGGAGGCGCTGGGCCTGGGCCCCGTGAAGCAGGAGCGAGGCGCCGCCGAGGGCCTGACCGCCGACTCGCCGTGGCACCGCTTCCGCCACTTCCACCTGGGCGACGCCCCGGGGCCCCGCGAGGCCCTGGGGCTGCTGCGTATGCTCTGCCGGGCCTGGCTGCGGCCGGAGGTGCGCACCAAGGAGCAGATGCTGGAGCTGCTGGTGCTTGAGCAGTTTCTGAGCGCGCTGCCCACCGAGGTGCAGGCCTGGGTGTGCAGCCGCCGGCCACAGAGCGGCGAGGAGGCCGTGGCGCTGCTGGAGGAGCTGTGG GGACCAGCGACGAGGGCGCCTCAGGATGCGACCGGAGGCTCTGGGGTCGGCGTGAGAGAGGAAGCCGGTGGGGCGACGCCCTCAG gagatgcagcccCCGGGCCTGAGGAACCGGCGACGGCGGACGCCCAGGCCGCGCGCCCCTACAAGCAGGAGCCGGGCAGCCCCCCGCCGGCGCCGCCAGACCCGCCGGGGCCCAGCCTGCCGGCCTTCCTGGCGGCCCCGGGCACCGCGTCCTGCCCCGACTGCGGCAAGGCCTCGCTGAAGCCTGCGCACCTGCTGCGCCACCGGCAGAGCCACTCGGGCGAGAAGCCGCACGCCTGCCCCGACTGCGGCAAGGCCTTCCGGCGCAAGGAGCACCTGCGACGCCACCGCGGCACGCACCCTGGCGGCCCGGGCCCGGCCTTGCGCCCGCTGCCTGCGCGCGAGAAGCCGCACGCCTGCTGCGAGTGCGGCAAGACCTTCTACTGGCGCGAGCACTTGGTGCGCCACCGCAAGACGCACTCGGGTGCCCGGCCCTTCGCATGCTGGCAGTGCGGCAAGGGCTTCGGGCGCCGCGAGCACGTGCTCCGCCACCAGCGCACCCACGGGCGCGCGGGCGGGGCGGCCCCGGGCCCCGAGGGCGCCGCGCCCTTCCCGCCCTGGCCCCTGGGGTAG
- the LOC129632236 gene encoding zinc finger and SCAN domain-containing protein 5B-like: MAENQTRGRGPVADSPGAESPASAPGQDTRRENRDSDLEELRVRFRTFSISDESDPIKALRRLRELCGLWLRPDLHTKEEMVDRLVLEQFVMCVPPEIQVLVKSSGAETCKDLEEVLRKKQKLTKWAVVRVQGEDVLMPVSGVEMLGSEVSEGHSEGDRAREPQPTVSVVPPDEGQQESQDGQHLPGAKDLSRGQGQKALQPETIPERGELEGQTPSKEYLVKDLLEDTGVTRTLASQEPELLQDHERDVSTPSGSRRGPLKNHRRNKRKRESSPTCQDVGQEAATCLDQGEFSGQLGSHSVHSSGTVGPTSLPEGAETPGRAPSECKVCKKSFPCQSQLTLHQRTHTGERPFQCDICARGFIQPSDLRVHQRIHTGEKPYSCDVCLRKFAHNSTLRTHKRTHTQEKPFRCEQCDRAFGHRENLNVHRRIHSGLKPYVCPECHTAFRQLGTFKRHRKIHSR; encoded by the exons ATGGCTGAGAACCAGACAAGGGGTCGTGGCCCCGTCGCGGACAGCCCCGGAGCAGAGTCGCCGGCGTCTGCGCCAGGCCAAGACACCCGAAGGGAAAACCGCGACTCCGACCTGGAAGAGTTGCGCGTTCGCTTCAGAACGTTTAGCATCTCGGACGAATCCGACCCCATCAAGGCTCTGAGGAGGCTCCGTGAACTCTGCGGGCTGTGGCTGAGGCCGGATCTTCACACCAaggaggagatggtggacaggctggtgctggagcagttcGTGATGTGCGTGCCGCCTGAGATCCAGGTCTTAGTCAAAAGTAGTGGTGCCGAGACTTGTAAGGATCTGGAGGAGGTgctgagaaagaagcagaaactgaCGAAATGG GCTGTAGTGCGTGTCCAAGGCGAGGATGTTTTGATGCCCGTCTCGGGTGTTGAGATGTTAGGATCTGAGGTCAGTGAGGGGCACAGTGAGGGAGACCGAGCCAGGGAGCCCCAGCCTACAGTCAGTGTCGTCCCTCCAGACGAGGGCCAGCAGGAAAGCCAAGATGGGCAGCATCTGCCAGGAGCCAAGGACCTGTCGAGGGGGCAG GGCCAGAAAGCTCTCCAGCCAGAGACCATTCCTGAAAGAGGTGAACTGGAGGGTCAGACGCCCTCCAAGGAGTACTTGGTGAAGGACCTGCTGGAAGACACAGGAGTGACAAGAACCCTTGCGTCTCAAGAGCCTGAACTTCTGCAGGATCATG AGAGAGACGTTTCCACTCCAAGTGGATCCAGACGAGGTCCTCTGAAGAATCACAGACGTAACAAAAGGAAGCGGGAGAGCAGTCCCACTTGCCAAGACGTGGGTCAAGAGGCAGCCACGTGTTTGGACCAAGGAGAGTTCTCAGGACAGCTTGGGTCCCATTCTGTTCATTCATCTGGCACCGTTGGACCCACCAGTCTTCCTGAGGGAGCAGAAACCCCGGGACGGGCACCCTCTGAATGCAAGGTGTGCAAAAAGAGCTTTCCTTGTCAATCTCAGCTTACCTtgcaccagaggacacacacaggagagaggcCCTTTCAATGCGACATCTGTGCCAGAGGGTTCATACAGCCTTCAGACCTGCGGGTTCACCAGCGGATCCACACTGGCGAGAAGCCCTACAGCTGTGATGTCTGCCTCAGGAAGTTCGCCCACAACTCCACGCTGCGCACTCACAAGAGGACCCACACCCAGGAGAAGCCTTTCCGCTGTGAGCAGTGTGACAGAGCTTTCGGCCACCGAGAGAACCTCAACGTTCACCGACGCATCCACTCTGGGCTCAAGCCCTACGTGTGCCCTGAGTGTCACACAGCCTTCCGTCAGCTGGGGACTTTCAAACGCCACCGGAAAATCCATTCCAGATGA